The genomic stretch GAGCAGACGCCTTTTCGTCAGCAACTTCATTTGTGCTTTCTTCACGCTCAGCATTAGATTTAAGCACAGAATTCTCTTCTGGTTTCTCCTTTGAGCTATCGATGTTTTTCAAGTCTGCTAGGCCACCTACAGAGGAATCTTTTACTTCTGCTTCTGTAGTCACCAGTACTTCCAGCTGACTGAAGTGCTGAGGCTCTTTTAAAGTGCTTTTCACCTCCTCCTTGGGTCGCTGTGATTTGGCCGGAGGTTTGGACACCACTGGATTTTTCTGTATGCTCTGAACATCCGTTGGAGAGAGAAAGGCACTGAAGAAGTTTTCAGATTCATCTACTACTGTTCTCCTCACTGGTTTGGTGATTGCAGTTGGTGATACTGgctgattctgtggttctgtattTGAACTTAAACCCCAAGAAGAAGTATCCCATCCTCCACTTATAAGAGAATTTGTTCctgaaacaattaaaaagcacaaagataTAGACCAAGAAAAGtttgaaattattaatttttcaatCTCTTATACAACTATGCAACAGGTTcagaagaaaagttttcagcatcatataaagcaaatattaatATGATCACAAACAGCATCATTTTGGTTAACACTTCTTACCAAAGCTTGGAGCTGATTTTtagacaaaataaaagaaggaagacaaaGTAATTCAAGGACTTAAGGTGGACTGAGACACCTCCAGCAAGTAAGAGCATCCGAGCAAAGCAAACACGCTCTCTCTCCATCTTAAACAGTAACTTGAGCAAGGCCTGAAAGAAGCCATACAAAATTACGGCAATAACTCCGAGACAGAGGATTTCCAAGAGGAGAGGGGCAGGGGAGATGAGCCCACGTAGGGTTCATAGGGTCCGGGAGGAGGGGAGGCCGTGAGGGGAGCCGCCCCACGCACTGTAAGCCCAGACCTCGCCGCTGCCCCGCTCACCGTCGCCGTAGTCGGGGATGACGGCGTCGGGCCAGGGGCTCTCCTCGGCCTGGATGTCCAACACCCGGTCGATAGATTTCTGGGCTTGGGTCAGCGCCTGCTTGGCGAAGCTGGACAGCTGCGAGGCGTTGAACCAGCTCATCCTCGGCGCCGCCCGCTCCCGCTCGGAAGCGGCAGCCCCGGGCCACAGGCGAGGCCGCGGCCGCGACCCCCCGGCCCGCAGGGCCCTCTCCCCGGCAGCAGCGAAGCCGGCGACCCCGGGCTCGGCTCCGCGCCTGCGCGCCCGCACACTCCACGTCGCAAACAGCCCTCGCGCAGCCGCCAGCCGGCCCTCCGACACGTCGCGCGAGGCGGAGCGAGGCCGAGCGAGGCCTTCCGCCTCGGTACCTGTCATGGCGGAAGGAGCACCACATCCACTTCCGCCTCGGTACCAGTCATGGCGGAAGGAACATCACGTTTACTTCCGCCTCGGTACCTGTCATGGCGGTGAGGGGCCGCTTCCGCTTCAGCGCTTGTCACCAGGAAGGCTGTCTGTGGTTCCTAGAAGTGTCGCGGCCTGCCGGGCCGTCGCTGCCTCTTCTCCCGTCCCCTCCATCTTCCAGACATACACTGGAGGCTCATATGCACTTACCCCTCCTTAATGCCTCCTTCGGCTGCTGGTTGCAGCAGGAAGCATACCACAAATAGAGTTTTATAAAGCTCGGTACCTGAACTGACTGCTCCCACAGCCTGCAATGCTCCTTTTAACCTTCCTCAACACTGAACAACTGTGAAATAAGAAAGATGTGGCTAAAGCAGAcaaaagatgtgtttttttgAACTGCGGCTCTACACACTATTAAATAAGTCACAAACTACGGTACCTTTATGggtttttattaataaatatgtTAACAGCACTGATGATACTTGAACATaattctgcagtactgcatgCAGCAGCTGATGGGTGACTGCAAACAGACATGTCCCTAAATTCAGGCAGTTTTCATTCACCCTTCTATGTTTACTTGCAAACAAAGTAATCTCTTCAATACTTCACACATTTCATACAATTGGGCAAATCTCAGTgtcaaataaaaggaaattgatCATTTTAGTTCTACTGCTCTCTCTTGGATTTACAGTGGCAGCAAGCATTCAGGAGTGCTGTGATTTGAATCCAGGCGCAGCGGTTCTTTCTTAAAGGTCTCACTCTGCATATACATGTATGCATATAcgttaaaaattaaaaagacaagaaGACTTTTGGCCACTCTACAATTTCCATGTGTCTGAAAGCGTATCAGCGTTAACATTTTGACACAAAAACTTGGGAAAAAGTGTATTCCTATACATCCGAGTTCTGTACATTAATAAGTATTTATACAAATATAATCCACCAAATATTGGCTTCTacttaaaattctgaaatatgGTGATTCATTTGTATTACCTAACCTTCAGCAGTGCCAGTACTAGCATGAACTTTTCAGTTAATTTAAGATCCACAGAGTACATTTGTTTTACGAAGTGGGTACAGATTTCCCTCGCTGTATAACCTGCTTATTTATGCATAAATTAAGTGGTAAAGTGGAGTTTGAACAGCATCGTCTGTGGCGTAGTAACATCAGCAACTGCAAGCTCCTGGCCATCAACAAGTCCCAGCtctaaaacagaaagagaagtttAAATATAGCAAATCCACGTTTAAAAATAGATAGATATGAACGTCCTTCACACAAACCACACACACAATGAAATAAAGCTGCGAATTACTCACTAGCTAAACCAATATTCATCTAATTCAGCTGGGAAACTAACAGGACTTATCAAAACCTACACAAGCAACCACTAAAGCACCTTTAGCCTACATCAGTTATCAGCTTGCTTTGTTACAGCTTTTTGTAATACCTCCTGGTGCAGCAGCTGAAAGTTCACCTCAGAACAGTCTAAAAAGAGCAAGCTGCACTTGACAATGAAGCAACACATGCCATACAGAGGGGCGAAACCAAATGACTATCTTTCTATTTAGAAGTGTATCTTGGAAACCTACATGTGACAACAACAGTATGTTACCATTTAGTGTTTTGGAAAGATTTGGCCTTGTTCGTTCTTCAATTGAAGCTACTGTctgaaaaaagtcaaaatatttcatgtcaAATTCAGGCatgtaaatttaaataaaactatGTAACAAAATTAAGCAGGTTTTGTTTACCTGTAAAtaaagtgttttatttcctcCATACATGGTTGCAGTGATTGCAGGAGATTTCATTTGCCtatataaaaaacatttaaaaacaaaacaaacaaacaaacaaaaaaacccagataCAAAAATATAAGTAAAAATTACCTAAAATTATTAGATAAGTCAGAATAGTTGCTTACTTACAATGAAGCATTATTTGTCAAATAATCCAAGATCTCTTGCAGTTTAGCTGATGGAGAAATCTCAATGTTCTGAGGAAGCTGGCTGCAAGCTGGACAGTTCTCCTACAACAGAGcaccacaggagcacaggttgTGTCTTTCAAAACAACTGCTGTCATAACCTTTTGTGAGAAGATTTGCTTCTCAGTGTTCTTAAGATTGTATTTTATTCCATAAGCTGTGCTTTGCATAGAACAAGTGAAATCTTCAGGATTCGCTTTCAAAAAAGTCAAGGACTGTTTTCCTCCACAGGTCACATCACAAACCCTTCAGACACCAATGTAGTACCAGCACTGACTACAGAGTAGCTGACTGAAGAATGCCCCTGTACCAGAAACTACTTTTTGAAATATTAGGAAACTTTGGCTGAGCAGGCAAAAATTAAACATGTCATTATATATAGTATGCAACAGTTTTTGGTAAATTGGTGAGTAGAAGAAAATCTTCTGTTCTAAGGCCATCAAACAGGGTATCTGTTGATCTGGAGATTAACACTCCAACTTCCTTATGCTACATGGACAAAACACCACCCCAAAAGCATACAAGGTTTAGAACAATAAAAAATTCCACATCCTGCATGCTGAAAACAATATCCTAGAAAAGAACTAGAGTAATAACAgtataatttctgcttttaaaactttGAAAATACTTGAGTATAGTGCCAGGGACCAGAGAAGTTCAATAGTGAGTGAGtttcaaacacaaacaaactGCAGTAAGTTCAATAACAATCAAAGAAATAACCCTGCAAGCCTTTCATGGCACTGACCTTTCTTCCAGCTTCAAATGTGTACGAGTATAATCCATCCACGTCATTGAACACCAAGTAGTTGTTGAGAGGAATGTATGCACTACAATGACAAACACATTTCATGTTAATACATGTCCTTACATTGGAAGCCATGTATGTAATtagtaagaaatgaaataccttgtggctattttaaaaacttcagtGGCACAAACAGctggaatcagaaaaaaagaaacaacaaaaaccaatttgtttgtttttttacatcCATCTTAGAACATGCAGACATTAGTGCACAAACTGGTAACAAAGAAGCAACCAAAACAACTtcaggaggggaaaaacaagcacCTGAAGGCAGCTCCATGCACTACCACCACACAGTTGGCACTAATCTGAGATTATGTTAAACCTACATACTGTatttccaatttttatttttctcatatcTGAAATGCTTTCGCTCACTCCCTGTCACACATGAGCTTAAAATTCATACACAATAATTCAGTTTCTCCAAGTGGGAAACAACAGTAAGACTGTAAGTATAAGTTACTCCCATTTGAAAACTatagttattcctccccaggtttCCTATTTCTAccttacaaaaaataaaaagttgatAAAAGATAGGTGAAATGAGTAAGAAATGACATTCTGGTTCTTCCAGCCTACCTGCAATTACTGCATTTGTAGAAGCTACTGCTGGAATAATTCGTTTTACAAcccctgtaaaaaaaaacaaaacatatataGCTTTGTCTTTTTCCAGAACTATagagaaagattatttttagcTAGAATAATTACAGAAGGGTGTATCCAAAGGTACTTTAAGCACTTTCCAGGAATTTCTATACCGATAAAGTATAATGGCAGGCTGCTCAAGTACTTTggcatattatttattttagtgaaTAAAGTCTAAAATACAAgtatgctgtatttatttagcAGCAGAAATTAATGTAAAACTCAGTTCTATTGCTGGTTAACTGGAaaaatgcaaggagaaaaaCTTGTATGTGATATTCCCTGTGCAAGAACAAGCTTGCCAAGCTGTATCTATACTTTCACCCAATTCTGAGTGAGTCCATCCAGTCAAACAGCACAGTACGTAGACCAATATCTAGCAAGCTTTTCTATACATACAGGTTTGtactaaaaaagaaagaggttcccttttcatttttcaggccttccaaaaaaagacagcaaattcCTAAGCAATCTGGCTTGCTGCTACTGACTAACTGTATTGCCTTCATACCCAAGAAAATACACATAAAAACTTGAAGCTTCAGCTCCTTTCTGCTGTGTATCtgaaaaagaagctgttttcaAATGCTTCAAAACTGTGCAGGCATTTGCACATATATATCTATACCTCAGAAGTGAAGTTCACGTTTATCTGTGCCAGAAACCTACCTGCTACAGTCTTACACAGCATAAACTGGCAtaaactgctgctgttgctaaaAGAGCCAAATCACATTCTTTTGCTCCTACTTTTTGATCCAGAAAATGTGGTAGCAGTTGCtccaggttaaaaataaaatggcaaaaagaATGTTCAGTTTTGTCCCAGATGAAGTTCCTATGAATCATCACTCACATCTAAACATCTGATTCATCATAAAATATTTGTGCTGGCACAGGAGATGAgttgcttgtttctgttttaagatGTTAAGTGGAAAAGAGCACTatttctttcccagcacagctgccagcttAGCTTCAATAAATGCAAAGAATGCCAATCCAGGATAACTGCATTAACTAGCCAAGTGTCATACCCTTACCTTGGGTGAGTCTGTATGTAACACCTTTAATATTAAATTGTGATGCTCTTTCCAAAGACTTCTGGTAAATCCACTGTATGTGTTCAGGATCATCTCCATCCAAAGCAACGCCTTCTGCAGCAATTTACAGACAAGTTGCAGTTATAAGACCTCTTCAGAAATAGAGCATTATTTTTTACCTAAACACATCccttgttttaatttgtgtaaaaaatagtaattcatttaaatacaaaagcttGACACTTTGACACTTCAAATAATCAGAACATAATTTCTACAAACATACTATGTTGTAACACATTTTATGTACAATCTGTCTTAATTCCACAGGTTTATAGAGAGGTTACGTGCTATATTCTGAGTCAGGAAAGATACTGTACAGTAGGAGAAACAGATATCTATCAGTACCTATGAACAAATAATGGACTGGAGAGTGAGTCTGAGAAGAGAAAGATTTATCACCAGCTCGGAGAAGGCCCAGTTTCCAAAGTACAGTGCATCACATTGCTTAGAAGGTCAGTTTGTAGGTGTGTACACTGAactcaaaacaaaactgttaaaATTAGAAACATTACCTCAGTGTCAATGCAATGTAATAATTACCTCCAAAAGGTTGCTCCTTTGGCCACTGCAATATCCTGACATACTCAATACAATGCTCTGGTAGTCTGGGCATGGATGCAATAGTACACATGGGAAAATTGACCTGAGTAGTCGGGGgtggggagaaaaacagaaaaaaaggatttaatcTACGACGTATAGTagttggaaaagaaacaaccaaaccaGAAAATGGAATACatataaaaaaaggaaacatcccTGTTAATTACCTGTGGTGGATAAAGTTCAAGTGTGCATTCAATACATGCTGTCATACCAGGAATAATCACACGAGCATTTCCTTTGAAACCTTCTGTCCCTCCATCTATTAAAGGTATGATGGAACTTGGATCCAGTACCCCATCTTCGTAACGTAAAAATGACATCTAACGAACAAAAGTGGactttgctgtgcttttgcttGTTTGATTTCACGACTTGCAGGAAAAAATCGGTAACAAGTTTATTCTTAATGGTATGAAATAAGACTGCAGACTTAGTATATGGGCTATTTTAAGTCCATAAAACACCGCATATATGTTGATGCACAAGACTTCTATCTACCATGTTCACCCAActccacacacacaaagcaagcACCGTTATTTTCTTACCAGTAAACCAGAAGAATTGGTTGGCTGGTTTGAAggatatgttttctttttttttaattcctgttaGGTTTAATATTGGTAAGTAGTGACTCCTTTTTAAACAGACTTGCAGTGATGAACCTGCTCAGTTTAATGCCCAACATTCTATGTTGTAACAGCGGGGCAACAGAAGACAACTTTTACAAGTTGGAGAAATGCAAGCACTTAGCTAacgaaaaacaaaaaatcacaatGGTAGCatacagagaggctgtggaactTCCATACTGAAACACACCCAACTGAACAGTGTCCCAGTTAGACATCCTAATTTTGAAACAACCCCTTCAAGGCACTGCACATGCTGACTAACACTCCTCAAGAAAAAGGCAGGTGGGAGCATGGCCTTTATCCTTTTCACAACAACAGTAAGGTAGAAGAGGATACATACAGCTTTGAGTGTGAATAGcccttatttcattttaatgataTATTCTATGCAAAGTTCATCAATTTTAGTTACATATACTCAAGCAATAACCAGGCTTTACGAAAATTTAATACTTTACCAGCATGCCATTTATCCATCTTCTTGCAATTATAGAGTCCAGCCCACAAACAATAATATGAAACTCTAGGGGGGAAAAAGTGATATTTAAAGTCTATACTAGTGCATTCTACTGAAGACAACCAATGTATTCTGTCTATAACTTTTCCAGAGTAACTGGCTGTAGTTTAACTACTTTTCCTAGGTCACCAAGACCTAGATAGATACATTTAAGTTTTATCTGTGTACATTTAAGTTTTATCTGTAACAGTCAGTCTAAAATAATCAGCAATCTAGCAAgcatgaaaacagcaaaaaacaactGCAGTGTTCCCCTGAAGCACCATGGTGTCTGGCAtgcaaacaaatgcaaacactTACGTCGATAAAAGCTTTCATCCATGTCttgaatctttttaaaatatctgaatgtAAGCACAATAAAGGAATATATTTATaatgcatttgattttattgttttctatttGCCAGTCTAAAGCCAAAGCATGATAT from Lagopus muta isolate bLagMut1 chromosome 11, bLagMut1 primary, whole genome shotgun sequence encodes the following:
- the UBA3 gene encoding NEDD8-activating enzyme E1 catalytic subunit isoform X2, which codes for MADGEEPEKKRRRLEELLADGMAVDGGYGDSGDWEGRWNHVKKFLERSGPFTHPDFEPGTQALEFLLSTCKVLVIGAGGLGCELLKNLALSGFRQIHVIDMDTIDVSNLNRQFLFRPKDVGRPKAEVAAEFLNSRIPNCAVVAYFKKIQDMDESFYRQFHIIVCGLDSIIARRWINGMLMSFLRYEDGVLDPSSIIPLIDGGTEGFKGNARVIIPGMTACIECTLELYPPQVNFPMCTIASMPRLPEHCIEYVRILQWPKEQPFGEGVALDGDDPEHIQWIYQKSLERASQFNIKGVTYRLTQGVVKRIIPAVASTNAVIAAVCATEVFKIATSAYIPLNNYLVFNDVDGLYSYTFEAGRKENCPACSQLPQNIEISPSAKLQEILDYLTNNASLQMKSPAITATMYGGNKTLYLQTVASIEERTRPNLSKTLNELGLVDGQELAVADVTTPQTMLFKLHFTT
- the UBA3 gene encoding NEDD8-activating enzyme E1 catalytic subunit isoform X3, producing MLVVEKKRRRLEELLADGMAVDGGYGDSGDWEGRWNHVKKFLERSGPFTHPDFEPGTQALEFLLSTCKVLVIGAGGLGCELLKNLALSGFRQIHVIDMDTIDVSNLNRQFLFRPKDVGRPKAEVAAEFLNSRIPNCAVVAYFKKIQDMDESFYRQFHIIVCGLDSIIARRWINGMLMSFLRYEDGVLDPSSIIPLIDGGTEGFKGNARVIIPGMTACIECTLELYPPQVNFPMCTIASMPRLPEHCIEYVRILQWPKEQPFGEGVALDGDDPEHIQWIYQKSLERASQFNIKGVTYRLTQGVVKRIIPAVASTNAVIAAVCATEVFKIATSAYIPLNNYLVFNDVDGLYSYTFEAGRKENCPACSQLPQNIEISPSAKLQEILDYLTNNASLQMKSPAITATMYGGNKTLYLQTVASIEERTRPNLSKTLNELGLVDGQELAVADVTTPQTMLFKLHFTT
- the UBA3 gene encoding NEDD8-activating enzyme E1 catalytic subunit isoform X1, which codes for MGSRGKKYGGWEKKRRRLEELLADGMAVDGGYGDSGDWEGRWNHVKKFLERSGPFTHPDFEPGTQALEFLLSTCKVLVIGAGGLGCELLKNLALSGFRQIHVIDMDTIDVSNLNRQFLFRPKDVGRPKAEVAAEFLNSRIPNCAVVAYFKKIQDMDESFYRQFHIIVCGLDSIIARRWINGMLMSFLRYEDGVLDPSSIIPLIDGGTEGFKGNARVIIPGMTACIECTLELYPPQVNFPMCTIASMPRLPEHCIEYVRILQWPKEQPFGEGVALDGDDPEHIQWIYQKSLERASQFNIKGVTYRLTQGVVKRIIPAVASTNAVIAAVCATEVFKIATSAYIPLNNYLVFNDVDGLYSYTFEAGRKENCPACSQLPQNIEISPSAKLQEILDYLTNNASLQMKSPAITATMYGGNKTLYLQTVASIEERTRPNLSKTLNELGLVDGQELAVADVTTPQTMLFKLHFTT
- the UBA3 gene encoding NEDD8-activating enzyme E1 catalytic subunit isoform X4, producing MEKKRRRLEELLADGMAVDGGYGDSGDWEGRWNHVKKFLERSGPFTHPDFEPGTQALEFLLSTCKVLVIGAGGLGCELLKNLALSGFRQIHVIDMDTIDVSNLNRQFLFRPKDVGRPKAEVAAEFLNSRIPNCAVVAYFKKIQDMDESFYRQFHIIVCGLDSIIARRWINGMLMSFLRYEDGVLDPSSIIPLIDGGTEGFKGNARVIIPGMTACIECTLELYPPQVNFPMCTIASMPRLPEHCIEYVRILQWPKEQPFGEGVALDGDDPEHIQWIYQKSLERASQFNIKGVTYRLTQGVVKRIIPAVASTNAVIAAVCATEVFKIATSAYIPLNNYLVFNDVDGLYSYTFEAGRKENCPACSQLPQNIEISPSAKLQEILDYLTNNASLQMKSPAITATMYGGNKTLYLQTVASIEERTRPNLSKTLNELGLVDGQELAVADVTTPQTMLFKLHFTT
- the UBA3 gene encoding NEDD8-activating enzyme E1 catalytic subunit isoform X5; translation: MADGEEPMAVDGGYGDSGDWEGRWNHVKKFLERSGPFTHPDFEPGTQALEFLLSTCKVLVIGAGGLGCELLKNLALSGFRQIHVIDMDTIDVSNLNRQFLFRPKDVGRPKAEVAAEFLNSRIPNCAVVAYFKKIQDMDESFYRQFHIIVCGLDSIIARRWINGMLMSFLRYEDGVLDPSSIIPLIDGGTEGFKGNARVIIPGMTACIECTLELYPPQVNFPMCTIASMPRLPEHCIEYVRILQWPKEQPFGEGVALDGDDPEHIQWIYQKSLERASQFNIKGVTYRLTQGVVKRIIPAVASTNAVIAAVCATEVFKIATSAYIPLNNYLVFNDVDGLYSYTFEAGRKENCPACSQLPQNIEISPSAKLQEILDYLTNNASLQMKSPAITATMYGGNKTLYLQTVASIEERTRPNLSKTLNELGLVDGQELAVADVTTPQTMLFKLHFTT
- the UBA3 gene encoding NEDD8-activating enzyme E1 catalytic subunit isoform X6, coding for MAVDGGYGDSGDWEGRWNHVKKFLERSGPFTHPDFEPGTQALEFLLSTCKVLVIGAGGLGCELLKNLALSGFRQIHVIDMDTIDVSNLNRQFLFRPKDVGRPKAEVAAEFLNSRIPNCAVVAYFKKIQDMDESFYRQFHIIVCGLDSIIARRWINGMLMSFLRYEDGVLDPSSIIPLIDGGTEGFKGNARVIIPGMTACIECTLELYPPQVNFPMCTIASMPRLPEHCIEYVRILQWPKEQPFGEGVALDGDDPEHIQWIYQKSLERASQFNIKGVTYRLTQGVVKRIIPAVASTNAVIAAVCATEVFKIATSAYIPLNNYLVFNDVDGLYSYTFEAGRKENCPACSQLPQNIEISPSAKLQEILDYLTNNASLQMKSPAITATMYGGNKTLYLQTVASIEERTRPNLSKTLNELGLVDGQELAVADVTTPQTMLFKLHFTT